In one Bacillus rossius redtenbacheri isolate Brsri chromosome 11, Brsri_v3, whole genome shotgun sequence genomic region, the following are encoded:
- the LOC134536714 gene encoding uncharacterized protein LOC134536714 isoform X2 yields MQCSRGPRYYPSKHRSPDDPRPLQRKRTFTITKKLGCPAVMSVRCVRVYPEFASTGSERNKHKMARKLRVALKEKSSVISYHRFYISVSSEDSHNHPITPYGKPSVAIARRRQQIIHPELVSEIERLVEQGITATREVKLLLDQYVRSKFSGDKELKKQSKAFSPKEYVITAHVFRAIFSQKRDLIDQEVLQETINEWKIQDNDDLFFFRPYEVVSAGGVHTLLFCHQTKWQQKLMLRYGRMCLLDAAYKTIKYALPLFFIAVKTNVGYIVVGTFVVQSENTTLITEALNVFKEWLPEWQPQFWMTDSSEMEIGAIENTFPESTIYLCAFHREQAWVRWVGESGNVACGDAEEILSMWRTIAASVDKSEFDCNVGEMNTSIVMQGNPNASHYFATHWLPEAPRWVQAFSDKDFETIVHVNNGIESQNKVLKHSYLCYNSDKSLTGMLKTVINSYLPDLYREYCYKNSSSNNFSSEIPSYLMNRPKHFIKHILAGISAARSEFSEDSITEVTDSIFAVQSCTDKTMFHCVDFSDATCNCIDFMKYRFPCKHMCAIFEFLPAYSFLRLNSAYINSPYITLDSDHGYFTVTGVINSSSTAAPTSKNGDPDKTQPTCDMTEEHGLQILTCQSHTKITPTPPTTTTTPTTTRDTCNLSEGHDADILTIHSSQSWNNCDQTVEVSTSEPSQRSGILSAQQRFRNTYERLIDLSCLCSDEQFLDEKTTLLLEIHKQMEKKIKGGSRSPLKNSVSPQTSQTALQRIKAKYRMLP; encoded by the coding sequence ATGGCACGTAAACTCAGAGTAGCACTGAAAGAAAAGTCTTCCGTAATCAGCTACCATCGCTTCTACATCAGTGTCAGCTCTGAAGACAGTCACAACCATCCCATAACACCTTATGGCAAACCTTCCGTAGCAATTGCACGGCGGCGCCAGCAAATCATTCATCCAGAGCTTGTATCCGAAATTGAAAGACTAGTAGAGCAAGGCATCACGGCCACGAGGGAAGTGAAATTGCTACTTGATCAATATGTACGAAGCAAGTTTTCTGGCGACAAAGAATTAAAGAAGCAAAGTAAAGCCTTTTCTCCAAAAGAATATGTAATTACTGCACATGTGTTCCGTGCAATCTTTTCCCAGAAAAGAGACCTAATCGATCAAGAAGTACTGCAGGAAACCATCAACGAATGGAAAATTCAAGATAATGATGACCTATTTTTTTTCCGGCCCTATGAAGTTGTTTCTGCTGGTGGTGTGCACACTCTGCTGTTTTGCCACCAGACAAAGTGGCAACAGAAGTTAATGTTGCGGTATGGTAGAATGTGCCTGCTGGATGCAGCCTATAAAACTATTAAGTATGCTTTGCCACTGTTCTTTATAGCAGTCAAGACCAATGTTGGCTACATTGTTGTTGGTACTTTTGTTGTGCAGTCTGAAAACACCACATTAATCACAGAAGCATTAAATGTATTCAAGGAATGGCTTCCAGAATGGCAACCACAATTCTGGATGACAGATTCCAGTGAGATGGAAATTGGTGCAATTGAAAACACCTTCCCTGAAAGCACCATATACTTGTGTGCATTTCACAGGGAACAAGCCTGGGTAAGGTGGGTTGGGGAGAGTGGTAATGTAGCGTGTGGTGATGCGGAAGAGATTCTCAGTATGTGGCGCACTATTGCAGCTTCAGTTGACAAAAGTGAGTTTGACTGCAATGTAGGAGAAATGAACACCAGCATCGTCATGCAAGGAAATCCTAACGCATCACACTATTTTGCTACTCATTGGCTACCTGAAGCACCCAGATGGGTACAGGCCTTCAGTGACAAAGATTTTGAGACAATAGTCCATGTTAATAATGGTATTGAAAGCCAAAATAAAGTGCTGAAGCATTCATATCTGTGTTACAACTCTGACAAATCTCTCACTGGGATGCTCAAGACAGTTATAAACAGCTATTTACCAGATTTATACAGAGAATATTGCTATAAGAATTCTTCTTCTAATAATTTCAGTTCAGAGATACCTTCGTATCTGATGAACAGGCCGAAGCACTTCATAAAACACATTCTCGCTGGAATAAGTGCAGCCAGATCTGAGTTTAGTGAAGACTCCATTACAGAAGTTACGGATAGTATTTTTGCTGTTCAAAGTTGTACAGATAAAACTATGTTCCACTGCGTTGATTTTAGTGATGCTACCTGCAATTGCATTGACTTCATGAAATATAGATTTCCTTGCAAGCATATGTGtgcaatatttgaatttttaccTGCTTATAGTTTTCTTCGGCTGAACTCTGCATATATCAACAGTCCGTACATCACACTTGATTCTGATCATGGCTACTTCACCGTGACAGGAGTCATAAATTCTTCTTCAACAGCAGCCCCAACCTCCAAAAATGGTGATCCAGATAAAACCCAACCAACCTGTGACATGACTGAAGAACATGGCCTACAAATTTTAACTTGTCAAtcacatacaaaaataacaccaacaccaccaacaacaacaacaacaccaacaacaacTCGGGACACGTGCAACCTGAGTGAAGGACATGATGCAGACATTTTAACCATCCATTCTTCGCAATCTTGGAACAACTGTGACCAGACTGTGGAAGTTTCAACCAGTGAACCATCACAAAGAAGTGGCATTTTATCAGCTCAGCAACGTTTTCGAAATACGTATGAAAGGTTGATTGATCTTTCATGTTTATGTAGTGATGAACAGTTTTTGGATGAGAAAACAACACTTCTACTTGAGATACATAaacagatggaaaaaaaaataaagggtggCTCCCGGTCACCCCTCAAAAACTCAGTTTCACCGCAGACTTCACAGACAGCTTTGCAGAGGATAAAGGCAAAGTACAGGATGCTGCCCTAG